Within the Dysgonomonadaceae bacterium PH5-43 genome, the region TCTGGTATCGACTGTTCAAAATTAACACCAAAACGAACATCGGTTCCTGCCTCTACAGTCTTACGAATTGCCGAAGTTACAAAGCGAACCGCTATCATCGCCGACTCATTTAATGAATAATCATTCATAATTCCCGACAATAACGCCGAACCAAAAACATCTCCCGTTCCGTGAAAGTGTCCCATTATACGTTTTTCAAACGCATAAGCTATTTCTCCTGTCTGAGCATCATAAGTAGCAACACCTAATTCTTCTTCATTAAAATACACTCCTGTAAGAACAATTTTCTTAGGTCCTAAATCACTTAGCTTTTTCAGTACACCTTCTATATACTCCGGCGTATATGGCCCTTCAATATACTTTTCACCTATTAACAATGATGCCTCTGTAATATTAGGAACCAACACATCTGCTTGTTTACACAAATTTCGCATACCTACAGCAAACTCCGGAGAGAATATCTTATACAATTCTCCATTATCTGCCATTACGGGGTCTACTAATATTATATTATCTGGAGTCTTAAATTCTTTAAAGAAAGATGTAACCAAATCTAATTGTTCGAAAGAACCTAAAAAGCCCGTATATATTGCATCAAATTGTATATTCAAACTTTTCCAATGCGCTGCTATAGGAGCTATATCCTCCGTCAAATCTCTATAGGTAAAACCCTCAAATCCTCCCGTATGTGTCGATAATACAGCCGTAGGAAGAACTGTCGTTTCCACTCCTGCCG harbors:
- a CDS encoding pyridoxine kinase (product_source=KO:K00868; cath_funfam=3.40.1190.20; cog=COG2240; ko=KO:K00868; pfam=PF08543; superfamily=53613) — its product is MKKLKRVAAIHDISGFGKCSLTVALPIISAAGVETTVLPTAVLSTHTGGFEGFTYRDLTEDIAPIAAHWKSLNIQFDAIYTGFLGSFEQLDLVTSFFKEFKTPDNIILVDPVMADNGELYKIFSPEFAVGMRNLCKQADVLVPNITEASLLIGEKYIEGPYTPEYIEGVLKKLSDLGPKKIVLTGVYFNEEELGVATYDAQTGEIAYAFEKRIMGHFHGTGDVFGSALLSGIMNDYSLNESAMIAVRFVTSAIRKTVEAGTDVRFGVNFEQSIPELLSDLKLTR